A section of the Haliaeetus albicilla chromosome 6, bHalAlb1.1, whole genome shotgun sequence genome encodes:
- the LOC104318807 gene encoding protein spire homolog 1: protein MEPPRCEQRITKVSLAEILRCFEHPISEEQAWAVCFQCCRKMEQLAQGLCSPLHSVFIKGPGSIFIHADGTGSFKVYHKSDVGSVQQSEDKLLEYLGMVIYEALDWGIDSQVERELSDPLEKLLCLMLKLDDEAMKPVVTLQDVIKACEEHLSRPSEAISHYEKTCRSLFTEYMELQKLVTIIQTSKESLRKMDVEALVENPLQKKEKHWPAVDLALSGFSKASLWPSIIRELQNGVRLRKATERPQCHVSPKECIRSPYELLLDDIQHKRYTLRKVIIEQNHRTPKADVAAPRSHLKPVLERKLKECVPCESSWHEQLMAEVKQPQNLRSAAARENGSRPKEMLVTPNIVLKSPSDSFLAFQDTSTKFKTVNTTTQQLGPGVQETTPKLPSSTWLVSTRSSLVFCNSTGLAANCTHPPMSAPILGDIKHNSFLNAGQQQLPPYRGRSKSLERGLQSKELDCPSSTKWPTIAELIGTRYAMMMLEGQGFFQGGSDSVFPRAKICFSCHKQMFLKWPYSCYLCSSVVCADCCIKMSMPFRTCVHLPLHFLKLLRLSQEEDPATQEQKSSELLHEIEHWERFGVPIVLEPHCLAQPLCCYTGTMADWLTVDICMPCEQCLLNMASSQQQSIPLRRTSWP, encoded by the exons ATGGAGCCTCCACGGTGTGAGCAGAGGATCACAAAGGTCTCTCTAGCTGAGATTCTGAGGTGTTTTGAACATCCTATAAGTGAGGAGCAAGCCTGGGCTGTCTGCTTTCAGTGTTGCCGTAAAATGGAGCAGTTGGCTCAGGGGCTGTGCTCACCGCTCCATTCTGTATTCATAAAAGGTCCTGGAAGCATCTTTATCCATGCTGATGGTACTGGTTCGTTCAAGGTGTACCACAAGTCCG atgtTGGCAGTGTTCAGCAGTCAGAGGACAAG CTGTTGGAGTACTTGGGAATGGTGATCTATGAAGCCCTGGACTGGGGAATCGACAGCCAAGTGGAGCGAGAACTGAGCGATCCTTTGGAGAAACTGCTGTGCCTCATGTTGAAACTGGATGATGAGGCAATGAAACCAGTGGTCACTCTGCAGGATGTTATCAAG GCCTGCGAGGAGCACTTGTCCAGGCCTTCTGAGGCTATCAGCCATTATGAAAAGACCTGTAGGAGTCTGTTTACTGAATACATGGAACTTCAGAAGCTTGTGACCATCATCCAGACCTCCAAAGAG AGTCTGAGGAAAATGGATGTGGAAGCTTTGGTGGAAAATCCCcttcagaagaaggaaaaacactgG CCAGCTGTTGACTTGGCCCTCTCTGGTTTCTCCAAGGCATCCCTGTGGCCCAGCATCATCCGTGAACTACAGAATGGTGTGAGGCTGCGCAAGGCCACTGAGCGACCACAGTGTCACGTGTCTCCAAAAGAATGTATCCGCTCTCCCTATGAATTGCTTTTGGATGATATTCAGCACAAGAGGTACACCCTTCGGAAG gTGATCATCGAGCAAAACCACAGGACCCCCAAAGCTGATGTAGCTGCCCCCAGGTCTCATCTAAAGCCT GTGCTGGAGAGGAAGCTGAAAGAGTGTGTGCCATGCGAGTCCAGCTGGCATGAACAGCTCATGGCAGAAGTAAAACAACCACAGAACCTTCGAtcagcagcagcaagggaaAATGGGAGCAGACCCAAAG AAATGCTTGTGACACCAAATATTGTCTTGAAATCTCCAAGCGATAGTTTCTTAGCTTTCCAAGACACCAGTACCAAGTTTAAAACTGTCAACACTACAACACAGCAGCTGGGACCAGGAGTTCAG GAAACCACTCCCAAGCTGCCTTCCAGCACCTGGCTTGTCTCAACCAGGTCATCACTAGTGTTCTGCAACAGCACAG GTCTTGCTGCAAATTGCACACATCCTCCCATGAGTGCACCCATACTAGGAGATATTAAACATAATAGTTTCCTGAATGCTGGCCAACAGCAGCTGCCTCCATACAGAGGAAGGTCCAAATCTTTAGAGAGAGGCCTTCAAAGCAAGGAACTT GACTGTCCGTCTTCTACCAAGTGGCCAACCATTGCTGAGCTGATTGGAACCAGATATGCAATGATGATGCTGGAAGGGCAAGGCTTCTTCCAAGGAGGCAGTGATAGTGTCTTTCCAAGAGCAAAG ATCTGTTTCAGCTGCCATAAGCAGATGTTTCTGAAGTGGCCTTACAGCTGTTACCTCTGCAGCAG tgTTGTCTGCGCTGACTGCTGCATCAAG ATGTCCATGCCCTTCAGAACCTGTGTACATCTCCCACTTCACTTCCTAAAACTTTTGAGACTCTCCCAAGAGGAGGACCCAGCTACTCAGGAACAGAAGAGCTCAGAGCTGCTGCATGAAATAGAGCACTGGGAGCGTTTTGG TGTACCCATTGTTTTGGAACCCCATTGCCTAGCACAGCCTCTGTGCTGTTACACAGGGACCATGGCAGACTGGCTGACTGTAGACATCTGTATGCCATGTGAGCAGTGTCTGTTGAATATGGCTTCCAGTCAACAGCAGAGCATCCCTCTCAGGAGAACTTCCTGGCCTTGA